One window of Fibrobacter sp. genomic DNA carries:
- a CDS encoding nicotinate-nicotinamide nucleotide adenylyltransferase: MSSKNVAVLGGAFDPVHMDHMKVARTCLDRGFCDEVWFMPSPDRWDKTLNASPEDRFAMLEIAMEGDPRLVLSDLEIEQGDFRGSYVFLMGLKERFPDINFRLLTGADTYDGIPHWRDPMNFFGTNYNGHLLLRDIELIIFARKGYNKPDLAKHKANGYADLLWLGPEEGFEGVYSSTAIRKSLLCNYNECPEGLEPSVYEFIRERGLYKE, encoded by the coding sequence ATGTCTTCTAAGAATGTCGCTGTCTTGGGAGGGGCTTTTGACCCGGTACACATGGACCACATGAAAGTGGCTCGAACTTGCCTGGATCGTGGATTCTGCGATGAGGTGTGGTTCATGCCCAGTCCCGATCGTTGGGACAAGACCTTGAATGCAAGCCCTGAGGATCGCTTTGCCATGCTGGAAATTGCCATGGAGGGTGACCCGCGACTGGTTCTTTCCGACCTGGAGATTGAGCAGGGCGACTTTCGCGGTTCCTATGTTTTTCTGATGGGCCTTAAGGAACGTTTCCCGGACATCAATTTTAGACTGCTGACTGGTGCGGATACCTATGACGGAATTCCTCATTGGCGCGATCCGATGAATTTCTTTGGCACCAACTACAACGGCCACCTGCTGCTTCGCGATATCGAGCTGATCATCTTTGCCCGCAAGGGGTACAACAAACCGGACTTAGCAAAGCATAAGGCCAATGGCTATGCGGACCTGCTGTGGCTTGGGCCCGAGGAAGGCTTTGAAGGAGTCTATTCCAGTACTGCAATCCGCAAGTCCTTGCTTTGCAATTACAATGAATGCCCCGAGGGGCTTGAGCCGAGCGTGTACGAGTTCA
- the rsgA gene encoding ribosome small subunit-dependent GTPase A — MRSNFDADSDFEEEDSAPLRSVRPTRRDHRSRRIDVMKEMESGVVDERPIKERYSREFKKAKIKKVKNPIENIGEENCVEGLVLEVHRRTCEVRLDTKDESSSESLSPLNSPLSANIVTAMYRATTSKTLGEFPAVGDRVLLGQVNDAEDEGDGVGSQKYCVVRVLPRKSLLKRPGPRDSFYKEQTLAANIDQVVIVASVTQPEFNYGFMDRFLLASNLNNLPFILVLTKMDLLPNGEADLSDDIREFMSIADKVIPVSVKSNEGLEVLRQELVGKSSVFSGQSGVGKSTLINALVPEADLRTGEVRERDGKGRHTTTSSSLFDFPGGGYVIDTPGIRSIGLMDLEAETLAKIFPGFFEDDLFTCKYSNCIHVHEPGCSVRAAVENGSLSHARYASYIRILNSGK; from the coding sequence ATGCGAAGTAATTTCGATGCCGACAGCGACTTTGAAGAAGAGGACTCCGCGCCCCTCCGTTCTGTTCGCCCCACCCGTCGTGACCATCGCAGCCGTCGTATTGACGTCATGAAGGAGATGGAATCCGGCGTTGTTGATGAGCGCCCCATCAAGGAACGTTACAGTCGCGAGTTCAAGAAGGCAAAGATCAAGAAGGTAAAGAATCCTATCGAGAACATCGGTGAGGAAAACTGCGTCGAGGGACTTGTTCTTGAAGTTCATCGTCGCACCTGCGAAGTGCGGTTGGATACGAAAGACGAAAGTAGCTCAGAATCCCTTTCTCCTTTAAACTCTCCGCTTTCCGCTAATATTGTCACCGCCATGTACCGCGCCACAACGTCCAAGACCTTGGGTGAATTTCCTGCCGTAGGCGACCGCGTACTTTTGGGACAGGTCAACGATGCGGAAGACGAAGGCGATGGCGTTGGTTCCCAGAAATACTGCGTTGTCCGCGTCCTTCCGCGAAAGAGCTTGCTAAAGCGCCCCGGCCCTCGTGACAGTTTCTATAAGGAACAGACCTTGGCTGCCAACATCGACCAGGTGGTGATTGTGGCCAGCGTGACCCAGCCCGAGTTCAACTACGGCTTTATGGACCGATTCCTGCTGGCGTCCAACCTGAACAACCTGCCCTTTATTCTTGTCCTGACCAAGATGGACTTGCTTCCCAATGGTGAAGCGGACTTGTCCGATGATATCCGCGAGTTCATGAGCATTGCCGACAAGGTGATTCCGGTTAGTGTCAAGAGCAACGAAGGTCTAGAAGTTCTTCGCCAGGAACTGGTGGGCAAGTCCTCCGTGTTTAGCGGCCAGAGTGGTGTGGGCAAGTCCACCTTGATTAACGCCCTAGTTCCCGAGGCCGACCTACGCACCGGTGAAGTCCGTGAACGTGATGGCAAGGGCCGCCACACGACCACCTCTTCCAGCCTTTTTGATTTTCCGGGTGGTGGTTACGTCATCGATACCCCGGGTATCCGATCCATCGGTCTTATGGACTTGGAGGCAGAGACTCTTGCGAAGATTTTCCCCGGTTTTTTTGAAGATGACTTGTTTACCTGCAAGTACAGTAACTGCATTCACGTCCACGAACCTGGCTGTAGCGTTCGGGCTGCCGTAGAGAACGGTTCCCTGTCCCACGCTCGTTATGCCAGCTATATCCGTATTCTAAACTCGGGGAAGTAA